A section of the Oryza sativa Japonica Group chromosome 1, ASM3414082v1 genome encodes:
- the LOC4323938 gene encoding probable RNA-dependent RNA polymerase SHL2: MRSPRGGAAAQPSGRRGDTTAAAAGDLVTTQVSLGGFDAGVAAGDLADFLEHEVGLVWRCRVKTSWTPPDSYPDFALPTAPASASAAAAPPRYDRVPPHAFVHFARPEGARRAADLAGETRLILRGKPLRVASAPDSSLRVSRRSSIAPFRFPDVRLEVGALPSPGAFLAAWRGPDAGLDLSVDPFDGCCRLVFTRDTAFTFPGFREVAAIRCDVKLEFPVRDVLEVRLYRLDCSLLLRLAAAPLVHYRTADDDFHEPVPFDLLDDDDPWIRTTDITPSGAIGRCGVYRISFSARFWPKMDRALDYMRERRVAIVDCGGGWGPRRGLTVRDELEFGEPMQDVFFCLQHAEGLKFPLLFMVNALVHKGIINQHQLTPEFFSLLGRSEENVNVAALRDFWGDKFPVFDACGRLKKALNRVARNPKLLCSKVGDDHAEVRRLVITPTRAYCLPPEVERSNRVLRHYHEVADRFLRVTFMDEGMQVLNNNVLNSFTAPIVKDLMSNFFQQKTTVYKRVRMLLTEGFHMCGRKYSFLAFSSNQLRDKSAWFFAEDRKTTVEAIRKWMGRFTSKNVAKHAARMGQCFSSTYATVTMRPDEVDESFDDVVHNEYIFSDGIGKITPDLALEVAERLQLTDNPPSAYQIRFAGFKGVIAVWQGHGDGTRLFLRPSMRKFESNHLVLEVVSWTKFQPGFLNRQIIILLSSLNVPDSIFWQMQETMLSNLNNILSDRDVAFEVLTTSCADDGNTAALMLSAGFEPRTEPHLKAMLLAIRSAQLQDLLEKARIFVPKGRWLMGCLDELGVLEQGQCFIRATVPSLNSYFVKHGSRFSSTDKNTEVILGTVVIAKNPCLHPGDVRILEAVDVPELHHLVDCLVFPQKGERPHANEASGSDLDGDLYFVTWDEKLIPPGKKSWNPMDYSPPEAKQLPRQVSQHDIIDFFLKNMISENLGRICNAHVVHADLSEYGAMDEKCIHLAELAATAVDFPKTGKLAIMPPHLKPKVYPDFMGKEDGQSYKSEKILGRLYRSIQEASNGDVVSQEVCTPNDLPYDIDLEVPGASDFLASAWQCKCSYDAQLSALLSQYRVRTEAELVTGHITFLVKNSSKKQGDIKDRLKTAYSALRKEFKSTFESIASDQCEIGDDEKNLLYEMKASAWYQVTYHPKWVEKSRGILGPDGEEIPASLSFAWIPVDYLARIKLRCHGKVRVEGQKPVERLAAYISERI; the protein is encoded by the exons ATGCGATCgccgcgcggcggggcggccgcgcagccgtcggggcggcgcggcgacacgacggcggcggcggcgggcgatctGGTGACGACGCAGGTCAGCCTTGGCGGCTtcgacgccggcgtcgccgcgggGGACCTCGCCGACTTCCTGGAGCACGAGGTCGGCCTGGTCTGGCGCTGCCGCGTCAAGACCTCCTGGACGCCGCCGGACTCCTACCCGGACTTCGCCCTCCCCaccgcccccgcctccgcctcggccgcggccgcgccgccgcggtacGACCGGGTGCCCCCGCACGCGTTTGTCCACTTCGCGCGCCCGGAGggggcgcgccgcgccgcggacCTCGCGGGGGAGACCAGGCTCATCCTGAGGGGGAAGCCCCTGCGCGTCGCGTCCGCGCCGGACAGCTCGCTCCGCGTGTCCCGCCGCAGCAGCATCGCGCCGTTCCGGTTCCCCGACGTGCGCCTCGAGGTCGGGGCGCTCCCGTCGCCCGGCGCGTTCCTCGCCGCCTGGCGCGGGCCGGACGCCGGGCTCGACCTCTCCGTCGACCCCTTCGACGGGTGCTGCCGCCTCGTGTTCACCCGCGACACCGCCTTCACGTTCCCGGGCTTCCGCGAGGTCGCCGCCATACGCTGCGACGTCAAGCTGGAGTTCCCCGTGCGCGACGTCCTGGAGGTCCGCCTGTACCGCCTCGACTGCTCGctgctcctccgcctcgccgccgcgccgctggtGCACTACCgcaccgccgacgacgacttccACGAGCCGGTCCCCTTCGAcctgctcgacgacgacgacccgtgGATACGGACCACGGACATCACCCCGAGCGGCGCCATCGGGCGGTGCGGGGTGTACAGGATCTCCTTCTCGGCGCGATTCTGGCCCAAGATGGACCGCGCGCTGGACTACatgagggagaggagggtgGCGATCGTCGAttgcggcggcggatgggggcCGCGGCGGGGGCTCACAGTGCGCGACGAGCTGGAGTTCGGGGAGCCAATGCAGGACGTCTTCTTCTGCCTGCAGCACGCCGAGGGGCTCAAGTTCCCGCTCCTCTTCATGGTGAACGCGTTGGTGCACAAGGGAATCATCAACCAGCACCAGCTCACGCCTGAATTCTTCAGCCTGCTGGGGAGAAGCGAGGAGAACGTCAATGTGGCTGCATTGAGGGATTTCTGGGGGGACAAGTTCCCAGTGTTTGATGCGTGCGGGAGGCTGAAGAAGGCACTGAATCGGGTGGCCAGGAACCCCAAACTTCTCTGCAGCAAGGTCGGGGATGACCACGCGGAGGTGCGGAGGCTGGTGATCACGCCCACCAGGGCTTATTGTCTGCCTCCAGAAGTGGAGCGCTCAAACCGTGTTCTTCGGCATTACCATGAGGTGGCTGACAGGTTTTTGAGGGTCACTTTTATGGACGAGGGTATGCAGGTGCTGAACAACAATGTGCTCAACTCCTTCACTGCACCAATTGTCAAAGACTTGATGTCGAATTTTTTCCAGCAGAAGACAACGGTGTACAAGCGTGTCAGGATGTTGTTGACGGAGGGTTTCCACATGTGTGGAAGGAAGTACTCATTTCTCGCATTCTCATCGAACCAGTTAAGGGACAAGTCAGCTTGGTTCTTTGCCGAGGACAGAAAGACAACGGTGGAAGCAATTAGGAAGTGGATGGGACGGTTCACAAGTAAGAATGTTGCGAAGCATGCTGCTCGAATGGGGCAGTGCTTCTCATCCACATATGCAACTGTGACAATGCGGCCGGATGAGGTTGATGAGAGTTTTGATGATGTTGTGCATAATGAGTACATTTTCTCCGATGGAATTGGCAAAATTACCCCAGATCTTGCATTGGAAGTTGCCGAGAGGCTGCAGCTGACAGATAACCCGCCATCTGCTTATCAGATCAGGTTTGCTGGCTTCAAGGGTGTCATAGCTGTCTGGCAAGGACATGGTGATGGGACACGGCTTTTCCTGAGGCCAAGCATGAGGAAGTTTGAGTCTAACCATTTGGTGTTAGAGGTGGTCTCCTGGACAAAGTTCCAGCCAGGATTCTTAAATCGACAGATTATAATATTGCTATCCTCACTGAATGTCCCAGATTCTATCTTTTGGCAAATGCAAGAGACCATGCTTTCTAACCTCAACAATATTCTATCAGACAGAGATGTTGCTTTTGAGGTTTTAACAACTTCATGTGCTGATGATGGAAACACTGCAGCATTGATGCTCAGTGCTGGCTTTGAACCTAGAACTGAACCACACTTGAAAGCAATGCTCTTGGCTATAAGGTCTGCACAATTGCAGGATCTTTTGGAAAAAGCAAGGATATTTGTGCCAAAGGGAAGGTGGTTGATGGGCTGTCTTGATGAGCTTGGGGTTCTTGAGCAAGGGCAGTGCTTTATTCGGGCAACAGTTCCATCATTGAATAGTTATTTTGTTAAGCATGGGTCAAGATTTTCATCAACAGATAAAAACACAGAGGTCATTTTGGGTACTGTGGTAATAGCAAAGAATCCCTGTCTTCATCCAGGGGATGTCCGCATCCTTGAAGCAGTTGATGTGCCCGAACTGCATCATCTGGTTGATTGTTTGGTGTTCCCCCAGAAAGGTGAGAGGCCACATGCTAACGAGGCATCTGGGAGCGATCTTGATGGGGATCTCTACTTTGTGACATGGGATGAGAAACTTATACCTCCAGGCAAGAAGAGCTGGAACCCTATGGACTACTCCCCACCTGAAGCAAAACAACTTCCGCGCCAAGTATCTCAACAT GATATCATTGATTTCTTCTTAAAGAACATGATAAGTGAGAATCTTGGTAGGATCTGTAATGCTCATGTTGTTCATGCTGATCTTAGCGAGTATGGTGCAATGGATGAGAAGTGTATTCACTTAGCTGAGCTAGCAGCAACTGCCGTGGACTTCCCCAAGACTGGCAAACTTGCGATAATGCCACCACACCTTAAACCAAAAGTCTACCCTGACTTCATGGGAAAGGAAGATGGACAATCTTATAAATCAGAAAAGATTCTTGGAAGGCTTTATCGTTCAATCCAAGAGGCCTCCAATGGTGATGTGGTGTCACAAGAGGTTTGCACTCCAAATGATCTGCCTTATGACATAGATCTGGAAGTTCCTGGTGCATCAGATTTCCTCGCGAGTGCTTGGCAATGCAAGTGTTCATACGACGCGCAGCTGAGTGCGCTGCTCAGTCAGTACAGGGTCCGCACTGAAGCTGAACTTGTGACAGGGCACATAACGTTCCTTGTTAAGAACAGCAGCAAGAAGCAAGGCGACATAAAGGACAGGCTGAAGACTGCTTACTCTGCACTACGCAAGGAGTTCAAAAGTACCTTTGAGAGCATAGCATCGGATCAATGCGAGATTGGTGATGACGAGAAGAATCTGCTGTACGAGATGAAGGCCTCTGCCTGGTACCAGGTGACCTATCACCCCAAATGGGTGGAGAAGTCGAGGGGCATTCTGGGCCCAGATGGTGAGGAAATACCGGCAAGCCTTAGCTTTGCATGGATCCCGGTGGATTACTTGGCGCGGATAAAGCTAAGGTGCCATGGTAAAGTGAGAGTTGAAGGCCAAAAGCCTGTTGAAAGGCTTGCAGCATACATCTCCGAGAGGATATGA